The following proteins come from a genomic window of Merismopedia glauca CCAP 1448/3:
- a CDS encoding nuclease A inhibitor family protein, translated as MNNSNLTNGNRSTLIETLQAASAELLFISESESPFEVFFWELPSGTEVKPETMINQTGISADTPIEFTDLESFFAVATTHQDWHGLVETEAVNRYQNLVKIIQENLTDIKVVRVGNVDIDVYIVGKTVDGCLAGLKTKVVET; from the coding sequence TTGAATAACTCTAACTTAACGAACGGCAATCGCTCAACACTCATCGAAACTCTGCAAGCAGCAAGTGCAGAGTTGCTGTTTATTAGCGAGTCAGAATCTCCTTTTGAAGTATTTTTCTGGGAGTTACCATCAGGTACAGAAGTTAAGCCAGAAACGATGATTAACCAAACCGGAATTTCTGCTGATACTCCGATTGAGTTTACCGATTTAGAATCTTTTTTTGCAGTTGCTACAACTCATCAAGATTGGCATGGTTTAGTTGAAACAGAAGCGGTTAATAGATACCAGAATCTAGTCAAAATTATCCAAGAGAACTTGACAGATATTAAAGTTGTTCGAGTGGGAAACGTTGATATTGATGTTTATATTGTGGGAAAAACTGTGGATGGATGTTTGGCTGGATTGAAAACTAAGGTAGTAGAAACTTAA
- a CDS encoding DUF2288 domain-containing protein: MEDIKTQLAQDIAEIEWEVLIPHAQRDAIIIVDSGLSLLDVAVAIAKDDRMSVQHWISEALITKPSQQQLSDWNGQPEQKFTAVIVQPFVLICPI; this comes from the coding sequence ATGGAAGATATTAAAACTCAACTCGCACAGGATATAGCAGAAATAGAATGGGAGGTGTTGATTCCTCATGCTCAAAGAGATGCCATTATTATTGTCGATTCAGGTTTGTCGTTATTAGATGTAGCTGTAGCGATAGCAAAAGACGATCGAATGTCTGTTCAACACTGGATTAGTGAAGCTTTAATTACGAAACCTTCTCAACAGCAATTAAGCGATTGGAATGGACAACCGGAACAGAAGTTTACGGCTGTAATTGTTCAACCTTTCGTACTTATTTGTCCTATTTAA
- a CDS encoding actin-binding WH2 domain-containing protein: MNYFTNLIYLLRDSQNFWHEISQNIKIKQKIYTLLIASTILFAIYGAIIGSTHSWMQMLSSAVKLPALYLITLAICLPTLYFFDVLFGSRLTIGQYTALLLSNIAIVSVLLFALAPIAIFILVSSPNYRFFLLLNVCIFAVTGFFGIKLFYQGIDFLNHHHVLDPNDDTAETTIIVNKSHQLRKSLMRAWLILYGLVGSQMAWTLRPFFGAPWEKFEVMRKIESNFYIQVWQSLVTLLSGN; this comes from the coding sequence ATGAACTATTTTACTAACTTGATTTATTTGTTGCGAGATTCCCAAAACTTCTGGCATGAAATCAGTCAAAATATTAAGATCAAACAAAAGATTTACACTCTACTCATTGCCAGTACCATTCTTTTTGCGATCTACGGCGCTATTATTGGTTCAACTCATAGTTGGATGCAAATGCTATCCTCTGCGGTTAAGTTACCAGCTTTGTATTTAATTACCTTAGCAATTTGTTTGCCAACTCTGTATTTCTTTGATGTGTTATTTGGTTCTAGATTAACTATCGGTCAATATACTGCTTTACTGTTAAGTAACATAGCTATCGTCAGCGTTCTATTATTTGCTTTAGCACCCATTGCGATATTCATTTTGGTTTCTAGTCCCAATTACAGGTTTTTCTTGCTTTTGAATGTTTGCATATTTGCGGTTACTGGATTTTTTGGCATCAAGCTATTTTATCAAGGGATCGATTTTCTGAATCACCACCACGTTCTCGATCCTAATGATGATACAGCAGAGACGACTATCATCGTCAATAAGAGTCATCAACTTAGAAAGTCTTTGATGCGCGCCTGGTTAATATTATACGGGTTAGTTGGCAGTCAAATGGCTTGGACTCTCAGACCTTTTTTTGGTGCGCCGTGGGAAAAGTTTGAAGTAATGAGAAAAATTGAAAGCAACTTTTACATTCAAGTTTGGCAAAGTTTAGTAACTCTACTTTCGGGTAACTAA
- a CDS encoding actin-binding WH2 domain-containing protein: MNYFTNLIYLLRDSEKFWLEISQNIKIKQKIYTLLIASTILFAIYGAIIGSTHSWMQMLSSAVKLPALYLITLAICLPTLYFFDVLFGSKLNIGQYAALLLSNIAVVSVLLFALAPVTIFILISSPNYRFFLLLNVAIFAITGFFGIKLFYQGVGFLNHRNEDVKQEEALVKETLPLEISASSDLAKNSAQVRKSLMRVWLILYGLVGSQMAWTLRPFVNASGEHFELIRKIESNFYIEVFKHFINLMRGS; this comes from the coding sequence ATGAATTATTTTACGAATTTAATTTATCTCCTCCGAGATTCAGAAAAGTTCTGGTTAGAAATTAGTCAAAACATCAAGATAAAACAAAAAATTTATACTCTACTAATCGCCAGTACCATTCTTTTTGCCATTTATGGTGCAATTATTGGTTCTACCCACAGTTGGATGCAAATGCTATCCTCTGCGGTTAAGTTACCAGCTTTGTATTTAATTACTTTAGCAATTTGTTTGCCAACTTTGTATTTTTTTGATGTTTTGTTTGGTTCTAAATTAAATATAGGTCAATACGCAGCTTTACTGTTAAGTAACATAGCTGTTGTTAGTGTTTTATTATTTGCTTTGGCTCCCGTTACTATATTTATTTTAATCTCTAGTCCTAATTATAGATTTTTCTTGCTTTTAAATGTTGCGATCTTTGCGATTACAGGATTTTTTGGCATTAAGCTATTTTATCAAGGGGTAGGATTTCTGAATCATCGCAATGAAGATGTAAAACAGGAGGAAGCGTTAGTCAAAGAAACCCTACCTTTAGAAATATCTGCGTCTTCCGATCTTGCGAAAAATTCGGCTCAAGTTCGTAAGTCTTTAATGCGTGTCTGGTTAATATTATATGGATTAGTTGGAAGTCAAATGGCTTGGACTCTCAGACCTTTTGTTAATGCATCAGGAGAACATTTTGAGTTAATCAGAAAAATTGAAAGTAACTTTTACATTGAAGTTTTCAAGCATTTTATCAACCTGATGAGGGGTTCTTGA
- a CDS encoding DNA/RNA non-specific endonuclease, producing MFNRQKLGIYLIAIALIFTSGCTFLQNRNFTPISSVHLLLGNPSQANNNDSNNYLIIKPQYVLSYDKERGIPNWVSWQLNSRWLGDVPRSNNFRPDDSLPPEWDRVTPTDYIRSGYDKGHMIPSGDRTNNPEDNSATFLMTNIIPQAADNNQGYWADLEEYCRELVKGGQELYIIAGSYGNQGEIAKGKVSIPARIYKIVVINTPGKGIDGISESTKIIAIDTLNVNGDRQANWRQFITTVDALEQKTGYDFLSNVKPNIQQVIESKR from the coding sequence ATGTTTAATCGCCAAAAGTTGGGGATTTATCTAATTGCGATCGCACTTATCTTTACTAGTGGATGTACTTTCCTCCAAAATCGGAATTTTACACCTATATCTAGCGTTCATTTACTTTTAGGTAATCCGAGTCAAGCTAATAACAACGATTCCAACAATTACTTAATAATCAAACCTCAATATGTTCTATCTTATGACAAAGAGCGAGGAATTCCTAATTGGGTAAGTTGGCAATTAAATAGTAGATGGTTAGGTGATGTTCCCAGATCGAATAACTTTCGCCCTGATGATAGTTTACCACCAGAATGGGATCGGGTTACTCCTACAGATTATATCAGAAGCGGTTATGACAAAGGACATATGATTCCTTCAGGCGATCGCACTAACAATCCTGAAGATAATTCAGCTACTTTTTTGATGACAAATATCATTCCCCAAGCTGCTGATAATAACCAAGGTTACTGGGCAGATTTAGAAGAATATTGTCGAGAATTAGTCAAGGGCGGACAAGAATTGTATATCATCGCCGGAAGCTATGGAAATCAAGGAGAAATTGCTAAAGGTAAAGTCAGTATCCCTGCCAGAATTTATAAAATAGTTGTTATTAATACTCCAGGAAAAGGCATTGATGGGATTAGTGAATCGACTAAAATTATAGCGATAGATACACTAAATGTAAACGGCGATCGCCAAGCCAATTGGAGACAGTTTATCACCACTGTAGATGCACTTGAACAGAAAACAGGTTACGATTTTTTATCTAATGTTAAACCCAATATTCAACAAGTTATTGAATCCAAAAGGTAG
- a CDS encoding CPBP family intramembrane glutamic endopeptidase — protein MTKPIPEQPQIQPLTRIQVLVAMGVTSIVLLAIAQIWLYFNPQALLPVIWSPVLVLWGLAIGLGITLLSSLVYQIWPAYQQSADLYLELVLKPLIWSDLIWLGLLPGMSEELLFRGLLLPTLGLNWAGILISSFLFGILHLYGSQQWPYVVWATIVGGLLALSVVWTGNLLVPIVAHITTNFLAGCFWKISEKTE, from the coding sequence TTGACAAAACCTATTCCCGAACAACCTCAAATCCAACCCCTGACGCGCATCCAAGTTTTGGTAGCGATGGGTGTTACCTCAATAGTCTTGTTAGCGATCGCCCAAATTTGGCTCTATTTTAATCCTCAAGCCCTCTTACCTGTAATTTGGTCACCAGTTTTAGTTTTGTGGGGATTGGCAATCGGGCTAGGAATTACTTTACTTAGCTCTTTAGTCTATCAGATCTGGCCGGCTTACCAACAAAGTGCCGATCTGTATCTAGAATTAGTTCTTAAACCCTTAATTTGGTCAGATTTAATCTGGCTAGGCTTATTACCAGGAATGAGTGAAGAGTTGCTATTTCGAGGATTATTACTACCAACTCTTGGTTTGAATTGGGCAGGAATTTTGATATCTAGCTTTCTTTTTGGGATTTTACATCTTTATGGTTCTCAACAATGGCCTTACGTAGTTTGGGCAACTATTGTTGGTGGATTACTAGCTTTAAGTGTGGTTTGGACGGGTAATTTACTAGTCCCAATAGTCGCACATATCACGACAAATTTCCTAGCTGGTTGTTTCTGGAAAATTAGTGAAAAGACAGAGTAG